Proteins found in one Rubidibacter lacunae KORDI 51-2 genomic segment:
- a CDS encoding CsgG/HfaB family protein encodes MTDSQRPSLKVAALLLAAGSIAFFIPAPVPNLRAESIRLAQVERKLRIAVLDFDFSSVSSPQLLNIFPGIAQGTSDILVTSLVADGTFSVIERSRINAVLAEQNFGTSGRVDASTAAEIGRILGVDTVLVGTVTQFDVQEERRGFRVPGVFGEKKTTTTANVQLNARLIDTSTAEILAVAEGTGESVQEDESTVVLGIGGGSETDNRQQLLTNATRQAVDEVVAAVAAAAGDVAASPTSAPLFVEAVVADVQGNVVVLNRGLNDGFRNGTIVSVERVTREVTDPETGAVLRRLTSEIGRMELYDVDRDSSLGRVISGASPQAGDVAKPLP; translated from the coding sequence ATGACTGACTCTCAACGACCTTCGCTCAAAGTCGCCGCTTTATTACTGGCGGCAGGTAGCATCGCATTCTTCATCCCGGCTCCCGTTCCTAACCTGCGTGCTGAAAGTATCCGCCTCGCCCAGGTGGAACGCAAGCTTCGCATCGCCGTCTTGGACTTCGATTTCAGTAGTGTGAGTTCTCCTCAACTGCTGAACATCTTCCCAGGGATTGCTCAAGGCACCAGCGACATTCTCGTTACCAGTCTTGTTGCAGACGGAACGTTTTCTGTCATCGAGCGCAGCCGCATCAATGCTGTCCTTGCCGAGCAGAACTTCGGCACCTCAGGGCGCGTTGACGCTAGTACCGCCGCAGAAATCGGTCGTATCCTAGGCGTCGATACCGTGCTCGTTGGTACCGTGACCCAATTCGACGTGCAAGAGGAGCGGCGAGGCTTTAGGGTCCCCGGGGTGTTTGGAGAGAAAAAGACAACTACAACTGCCAATGTCCAGCTTAATGCCCGCTTGATCGATACCAGCACCGCTGAAATTCTGGCAGTGGCCGAAGGAACTGGTGAGTCCGTCCAGGAAGACGAGAGCACGGTGGTACTTGGTATTGGAGGCGGTAGTGAAACTGACAACCGGCAGCAGCTGCTCACTAACGCCACGAGACAAGCTGTCGATGAAGTAGTAGCAGCCGTCGCGGCGGCGGCAGGTGATGTGGCAGCCTCCCCCACGAGTGCACCACTATTTGTTGAGGCAGTGGTCGCGGACGTGCAGGGCAATGTCGTCGTGCTCAATCGGGGCTTGAACGACGGCTTCCGCAATGGCACGATCGTCTCGGTAGAGCGCGTGACGCGGGAAGTGACCGACCCGGAAACGGGTGCGGTGCTGCGGCGTCTGACCAGCGAGATAGGTCGCATGGAACTCTACGATGTTGACCGCGACTCCAGCCTCGGTCGGGTAATTTCAGGAGCATCGCCGCAGGCAGGTGACGTTGCAAAGCCACTACCGTAA
- a CDS encoding 4Fe-4S binding protein, which yields MVQEPYPLGATLFWGAIVPSGIFILLIFGHELWRQICPLSFLSQIPRALGKQRILRREDKKTGTVRFKLAMVKSNSWLGRNYEYIQFSYLFVGLCGRILFFDANRFVLGSWLVFTIVASIAVGYFYGGKSWCQYFCPMAPVQSVFSEPRGLLGSKAHTSDSRTTQSMCRTVTPEGNEQSACVACQSPCIDIDSERTYWDSISSPQESLTRYGYLGLMVGFFVYYYLYAGNWGYYFSGVWSRDPNQLASLMKPGLYLFDQPIGIPKLIAVPLVLGAFTLTAILLGRWLTNRAKIHQLQRNPKIGADLVQHRFFVLTTFVAFNFFFFFAGRPFLRLTPLGVEVFFDAVIFVASTLWARQSWARNPALYSREKLAGSLRKQLEKLKLNSSRFLEGRHLEDLNPDEVYVLAKVLPDFTREKQRQAYKGVVREFLAEGYVNPANSLNRLHHLRKELDISDNEHNLVLEELGIEDPDLLSPYRPHSLEDQIRLSAYKDLLERLLYLRKNQTNLVTVELTSQEAAVLRSLSREYAISPMEADRIFRDLNASL from the coding sequence ATGGTTCAAGAACCTTACCCCCTTGGAGCAACGTTATTTTGGGGGGCTATCGTACCCTCCGGCATCTTTATTTTGCTCATCTTCGGGCACGAACTCTGGCGACAAATTTGTCCCCTTTCGTTTTTGTCACAGATTCCACGCGCCCTGGGAAAACAGCGTATACTTAGGCGGGAGGACAAAAAAACAGGGACAGTTAGGTTTAAATTGGCTATGGTTAAATCCAATTCCTGGCTTGGTCGGAATTACGAATACATCCAGTTTTCGTACTTGTTCGTTGGACTCTGCGGCCGCATCTTATTCTTCGACGCCAATCGCTTTGTGCTGGGCAGCTGGCTGGTTTTTACGATTGTTGCATCTATTGCCGTTGGATATTTCTACGGCGGCAAATCCTGGTGTCAATACTTTTGCCCTATGGCACCGGTTCAATCCGTTTTCAGCGAGCCACGGGGACTTCTCGGCAGTAAAGCCCACACGAGCGACAGCCGCACAACACAGTCGATGTGCCGCACGGTAACCCCTGAGGGCAACGAACAAAGTGCCTGCGTTGCTTGCCAGAGCCCCTGTATTGACATCGACTCCGAGCGTACCTATTGGGACAGCATCAGTTCTCCCCAAGAATCATTAACTCGCTACGGCTATTTAGGGTTGATGGTGGGTTTCTTCGTTTACTACTACCTCTACGCAGGCAACTGGGGCTACTACTTTTCTGGCGTGTGGAGCCGCGATCCTAACCAGCTAGCTTCCCTGATGAAACCCGGTCTGTATTTATTCGACCAGCCCATCGGGATTCCTAAACTCATCGCTGTGCCACTGGTACTGGGTGCATTTACCTTGACAGCAATCCTTCTCGGGCGCTGGCTGACCAATCGGGCTAAAATCCACCAATTGCAACGGAATCCAAAGATCGGTGCCGATTTAGTTCAGCATCGTTTTTTTGTACTGACGACCTTTGTGGCATTCAATTTCTTTTTCTTTTTTGCGGGCCGTCCCTTCCTGCGCCTAACTCCTCTCGGGGTGGAAGTCTTTTTTGATGCTGTTATTTTTGTAGCCAGCACGCTTTGGGCGCGGCAAAGTTGGGCCCGCAATCCCGCCCTTTATTCCCGAGAAAAACTGGCCGGTAGTTTACGCAAACAATTGGAAAAACTGAAGCTAAATTCATCCCGATTTCTAGAGGGGCGACACTTAGAAGATCTTAATCCTGATGAGGTGTATGTATTAGCCAAGGTGTTGCCAGATTTTACCCGGGAGAAACAACGCCAAGCTTACAAAGGCGTCGTCCGCGAGTTTCTAGCAGAAGGCTATGTCAATCCCGCCAACAGCCTCAACAGGCTTCATCATCTGCGAAAAGAACTAGACATCTCTGATAACGAACACAATCTCGTCTTGGAAGAATTAGGGATTGAAGATCCCGACCTCCTCAGTCCCTATCGCCCGCACTCCTTAGAAGATCAGATTCGCCTCAGTGCATACAAGGATTTATTGGAACGACTGCTGTATCTCCGAAAGAACCAGACTAATTTAGTCACTGTGGAACTAACTTCCCAGGAGGCAGCAGTTTTGCGCTCCCTTAGCCGGGAATACGCCATTTCGCCCATGGAAGCAGACAGAATATTCCGAGATCTGAACGCTTCTCTTTAG